One Chthoniobacterales bacterium genomic region harbors:
- a CDS encoding VanW family protein produces the protein MRRPKSALQVLDYRLRRAGLSAARLVNWLVSNRWPKPVYCRNDNGHKVAEIIVPISRADGFAHPALEQGKRRNLELAVPQFDGLLLTSQSPLSFWRVLGRASENRGFSWGMELRGGCVTPAIGGGLCLLSNAIFELAVRAGWKIIERHGHSLEAVPPAPGSVPLDATVAWPDVDLVVAPARGWARLAATISPKDELRLAIFADEPAPHTELETKAQVVHREGRRCREIEVTRSIDGVREVVAHSIREILADDELGKTCLSCGERSCRDRPKESVLAALRNKP, from the coding sequence ATGAGACGGCCAAAGAGTGCGCTTCAGGTGCTCGATTACCGGTTGCGGCGAGCGGGGCTTTCCGCCGCGCGCCTGGTGAATTGGCTGGTTTCAAACCGTTGGCCAAAGCCGGTTTATTGCCGGAACGACAACGGACATAAGGTCGCAGAGATCATCGTTCCGATTTCGCGCGCCGACGGATTCGCACATCCGGCGCTGGAACAGGGGAAGCGCCGCAATCTCGAGCTGGCTGTGCCTCAATTCGACGGCTTGTTGCTCACCTCGCAGAGCCCACTTTCGTTCTGGCGAGTCCTCGGCCGCGCCAGTGAGAACCGCGGATTTTCCTGGGGGATGGAACTTCGCGGCGGCTGTGTCACGCCCGCGATTGGCGGAGGATTGTGTCTGCTGTCGAATGCGATCTTCGAACTGGCGGTGCGCGCGGGCTGGAAAATTATCGAGCGCCACGGACACTCGCTCGAAGCCGTGCCGCCTGCTCCCGGCAGCGTGCCGCTCGACGCGACGGTGGCCTGGCCCGACGTGGATCTGGTGGTCGCTCCGGCGCGCGGTTGGGCGCGGCTGGCGGCGACCATCTCGCCGAAAGATGAATTGCGCCTTGCCATCTTTGCCGACGAACCGGCACCACACACCGAACTTGAAACGAAGGCGCAGGTTGTTCACCGCGAAGGCCGGCGTTGTCGCGAGATTGAAGTCACTCGTTCCATCGACGGCGTCCGCGAGGTGGTCGCCCACAGCATTCGAGAAATTCTGGCCGACGACGAGCTCGGCAAGACATGTTTATCGTGCGGTGAGCGGAGCTGCCGGGATCGGCCCAAAGAGTCAGTGTTGGCCGCGCTCCGCAATAAACCCTGA
- a CDS encoding adenylate/guanylate cyclase domain-containing protein — MELAEAGAWLESPGREKILLQGNCSLGRSPSNRVVIESPKASRRHCIINLQNVGEFWLIDLGSSNGTFLNKRRVHQPVRLCDMDQITVGDAPFTFRQPEEITSELRTTIAQQTIRETANIAVWMLVADIENFTPLSRSMVSDKLALLVGSWVAGCKSIVEEHKGEIDKYLGDGFLAYWHEDEKGAENVAAALKKLKELQKVEPRFRLVLHYGLVSSGGLRSMGEESLIGKEVIFVFRMEKLSGSLGIHLLASEAAQKKLGDLLPAQPAGSHELKGFDGRFEFFKL, encoded by the coding sequence ATGGAATTGGCGGAAGCCGGCGCGTGGTTGGAGTCGCCCGGGCGCGAAAAGATTCTCCTCCAGGGCAATTGCTCATTAGGTCGCTCGCCCAGCAACCGTGTCGTGATCGAGTCGCCCAAGGCGTCGCGCCGCCATTGCATCATCAACCTCCAGAACGTCGGCGAATTCTGGCTCATCGATCTCGGCAGCAGCAACGGCACCTTCCTGAACAAACGCCGGGTCCATCAGCCGGTCCGCCTTTGCGATATGGACCAGATCACCGTCGGCGACGCGCCGTTCACTTTTCGCCAGCCGGAAGAGATCACGAGTGAGCTGCGCACAACCATCGCGCAGCAAACTATTCGGGAGACGGCCAACATCGCCGTCTGGATGCTGGTGGCCGATATCGAGAATTTCACGCCGCTGAGCCGGAGCATGGTGAGCGATAAGCTCGCGTTGCTCGTCGGCTCATGGGTCGCGGGCTGCAAATCAATCGTCGAGGAGCACAAAGGCGAGATCGATAAATATCTCGGCGACGGTTTCCTCGCCTACTGGCACGAGGACGAGAAAGGCGCCGAAAACGTGGCGGCCGCGTTAAAGAAGCTGAAGGAACTCCAGAAGGTCGAGCCGCGTTTTCGGCTCGTGTTGCATTATGGCCTGGTTTCGAGCGGGGGCTTGCGTTCGATGGGCGAAGAGAGCCTCATCGGCAAGGAAGTGATCTTTGTTTTCCGGATGGAAAAACTGAGCGGCTCGTTGGGCATTCATCTTCTGGCCAGCGAAGCCGCGCAAAAAAAACTGGGCGATTTGCTGCCCGCCCAGCCGGCGGGGAGCCATGAGCTAAAGGGCTTCGACGGCCGGTTCGAGTTTTTCAAGCTGTAG